From the Kineosporia sp. NBRC 101731 genome, one window contains:
- a CDS encoding RNA polymerase sigma factor produces the protein MSGPSDTDLVLAAQSGDASALGTLLQRHRAGMLAVAVGVLGYRPETEDVVQDSCLSVLRGLGHLREPQAFGGWVRTIVLNQARQHVRSRAPVPVSDLDAVLPGLNDLDPARLAEQHALGDWVWQALNQLSPEHRLVTMLRYFTAVTSYEQIAALCDVPVGTVRSRLSHARSRLGEALSASADRSYDDHRAVARVCRRQAVETVEAGRTGRFAEAMAAICRPTLETVWGQGKRTYGLDYPTFAMYRDVGDGVRFEVADVVVGRDVVIWETHLISPPEDPTHCPPSALWVHSLTDGLGDRLRVFHPRPV, from the coding sequence ATGAGCGGCCCCTCGGACACCGATCTCGTGCTCGCCGCCCAGAGCGGTGACGCGAGCGCTCTGGGGACGCTGCTCCAGCGGCACCGAGCGGGGATGCTGGCGGTCGCGGTGGGCGTGCTGGGGTACCGGCCGGAGACCGAGGACGTGGTGCAGGATTCCTGCCTCAGTGTTCTGCGGGGTCTGGGCCACTTACGCGAGCCGCAGGCTTTCGGCGGATGGGTTCGCACCATCGTCCTCAATCAGGCTCGCCAGCACGTGCGCTCGCGGGCGCCCGTCCCCGTGAGTGACCTGGACGCCGTGCTGCCGGGGCTGAACGATCTGGATCCGGCTCGGCTGGCGGAGCAGCACGCCTTGGGCGACTGGGTCTGGCAGGCCCTGAATCAGCTCTCGCCGGAGCACCGGTTGGTCACGATGCTGCGGTACTTCACCGCGGTCACGTCCTATGAGCAGATCGCCGCCCTGTGCGACGTGCCGGTCGGGACCGTCCGCAGTCGCCTCAGCCATGCCCGTTCCCGGCTGGGCGAGGCGCTGAGCGCGAGTGCCGATCGGTCGTACGACGATCATCGCGCGGTGGCCCGGGTGTGCCGGCGTCAGGCCGTGGAGACGGTGGAGGCGGGTCGCACCGGCCGGTTCGCCGAGGCCATGGCCGCGATCTGCCGGCCCACGCTCGAGACGGTCTGGGGCCAGGGCAAACGAACCTACGGCCTGGACTACCCGACTTTTGCGATGTACCGGGACGTCGGTGACGGCGTTCGGTTCGAGGTGGCGGACGTGGTGGTCGGCCGGGACGTCGTGATCTGGGAAACGCACCTGATCAGCCCGCCCGAAGACCCGACGCACTGCCCGCCGTCGGCGCTGTGGGTGCATTCGCTCACGGACGGTCTCGGCGATCGGCTGCGGGTCTTCCATCCGCGACCTGTGTGA
- a CDS encoding SMI1/KNR4 family protein, translating into MNGTRSEAQWRLYLAEYSVEVLESADENANLEISDQQRANRWLGFDGADADRLAELERHLGAGLPPSYRAFLAVSDGWLHLGPFLWIMRTTGEVGWVRDTDQRLHKILQREQDGSTELANRALLISKEGDAQYWVLDSGDVSADGERAAYSWASWYPGLSDRFESFAALVDHERASAKNLKRHDEPSSMKPKRATEKSLSERAAWGWTS; encoded by the coding sequence GTGAACGGAACACGGTCCGAAGCGCAGTGGCGGCTCTACCTCGCCGAATACAGCGTCGAAGTGCTGGAGAGCGCCGACGAGAACGCGAACCTGGAGATCAGCGATCAGCAACGGGCGAATCGCTGGCTCGGGTTCGACGGCGCGGATGCTGATCGGCTGGCGGAACTGGAGCGACACCTGGGTGCCGGGCTACCGCCAAGCTATCGGGCGTTCCTGGCGGTTTCTGACGGCTGGCTCCATCTCGGCCCGTTCCTGTGGATCATGCGGACCACCGGCGAGGTCGGCTGGGTCCGGGACACAGACCAGCGCCTACACAAGATTCTCCAGCGCGAGCAGGACGGATCGACGGAGCTCGCAAACCGTGCGCTGCTCATCTCGAAGGAAGGAGATGCCCAGTACTGGGTCCTCGACTCCGGCGATGTATCCGCTGACGGAGAACGGGCGGCCTACTCCTGGGCCAGCTGGTATCCGGGACTGAGCGACCGGTTCGAGTCGTTCGCTGCGCTGGTAGATCACGAACGCGCGTCGGCCAAAAACCTCAAGCGACATGATGAGCCTTCGAGCATGAAACCGAAACGAGCCACCGAGAAATCACTCTCGGAGCGAGCCGCATGGGGCTGGACCAGCTGA
- a CDS encoding DUF389 domain-containing protein: MLHLRVVCPASITGDVVAVVRAEPGTTNLVKLTGAALSPAGDLVHVDVAREALDGLITRLLGLGLERSGSIVVLEADTAIGADVERAQREAPGEGDDAVVWAQLAAETSGRWSTSVSFHLFLVIATMIAAVGLLIDSQVLIVGAMVLGPEFTPLAGIAVAVVRRRWRDAVEPVRALGIGFALAIVVTMLGVLLLQVTGQVPEEFLNGRRPLTSFVAAPDVFSVIIALLAGVAGTLSLTGDKAGPLVGVFISVTTVPAAADIAAGLATGQISTAAGAAGQLGINGVCIVVAAVITLRVQRRLWTSVVHRPARDVRHAPGSRE, from the coding sequence GTGCTGCACTTAAGGGTTGTCTGTCCTGCCTCGATCACGGGCGACGTCGTTGCGGTGGTCCGGGCCGAACCGGGTACCACGAATCTGGTGAAGCTGACCGGTGCTGCGCTGTCCCCGGCCGGAGACCTGGTCCACGTCGATGTGGCCAGAGAAGCTCTCGACGGGCTGATCACCCGCCTGCTCGGCCTGGGGTTGGAGCGCTCGGGGTCCATCGTGGTTCTTGAGGCCGACACGGCGATCGGGGCGGATGTCGAGCGCGCGCAACGGGAGGCTCCTGGCGAGGGAGACGACGCCGTGGTCTGGGCACAGCTGGCTGCTGAGACCTCGGGGCGCTGGAGTACGTCGGTGTCGTTCCACCTCTTCCTGGTGATTGCCACGATGATTGCGGCGGTGGGGCTGCTGATCGACAGCCAGGTGCTGATCGTGGGGGCGATGGTGCTGGGGCCGGAGTTCACTCCGCTGGCCGGGATCGCCGTCGCGGTCGTGCGGCGGCGTTGGCGGGATGCGGTGGAACCCGTGCGCGCCCTGGGAATCGGCTTCGCCCTGGCGATCGTCGTGACGATGCTGGGGGTCCTGCTTCTTCAGGTGACCGGACAGGTGCCGGAGGAGTTTCTGAACGGGCGCCGACCGCTGACCTCGTTCGTTGCGGCCCCCGACGTCTTCAGCGTGATCATCGCGCTGCTGGCCGGCGTAGCGGGAACCTTGTCCCTCACCGGGGACAAGGCCGGCCCGCTGGTCGGGGTGTTCATCAGCGTCACCACCGTGCCGGCCGCGGCCGATATCGCCGCGGGCCTGGCCACCGGACAGATCAGCACGGCCGCGGGTGCCGCCGGGCAACTGGGGATCAACGGGGTGTGCATCGTGGTGGCGGCCGTCATCACGCTGCGGGTGCAGCGACGCCTGTGGACCTCCGTTGTGCATCGCCCCGCCCGCGATGTCCGGCATGCTCCCGGGAGTAGGGAGTAG
- a CDS encoding AMP-binding protein, giving the protein MQHHPFFEHSVVSGPVVPRHCPNGLPGLIRDVAISRPMAIAASDDVCDLTYQELEVWSDTVARALRAAAPPEVPVIVAFPRSIELVVALLAILKAGLPYLTVDPASPHQQVHRIVQEAGSTLALVGQHVRQVTATQGLSTIEIDALRPVTTNTDLDQLPAVQAAQAVYALFTPGPTGALHGVLLPSQALCNRLLWMRETYGAGAEDRILQASSITCEASTWELWLPLISGGTCVFLTPEAHPSPATVTRVIIERQITMCCFMPPMLAEFLSRPEAAQCSSLRHVFYRGGTLSAAASHRFASTLWARLHGLSGVAEAAGDITHWSHPDLADTVDPLSPASVALAPVSRARPIDNCVMAVLGANGLPVPLGQEGELHIGGLPLALGYLHRPDLTTEAFVNGVSGSPAPRWYRTGDRVRLLNGELEYLGRINDSSTSPTEERVVRTQLV; this is encoded by the coding sequence GTGCAGCACCACCCGTTCTTCGAACACAGCGTCGTGTCCGGGCCCGTCGTTCCCCGCCACTGCCCGAACGGCCTGCCCGGCCTGATCAGAGACGTCGCGATCAGCCGACCGATGGCGATCGCCGCCTCGGACGACGTCTGTGACCTGACCTACCAGGAACTGGAGGTCTGGTCCGACACCGTGGCGCGGGCGCTGCGCGCGGCCGCCCCACCCGAGGTTCCGGTGATCGTTGCTTTTCCCCGCAGCATCGAACTCGTGGTGGCGTTGCTGGCCATCCTGAAGGCCGGCTTGCCCTACCTGACCGTCGACCCGGCGAGCCCGCACCAGCAGGTCCACCGCATCGTGCAGGAGGCCGGGAGCACCCTGGCCCTGGTCGGCCAGCACGTCCGGCAGGTCACGGCCACGCAAGGGTTGTCCACGATCGAGATCGACGCCCTGCGACCGGTCACGACGAACACCGACCTGGACCAGCTCCCCGCCGTCCAGGCCGCCCAGGCGGTCTACGCCCTGTTCACCCCGGGCCCTACCGGCGCCCTTCATGGCGTCCTCCTGCCCAGTCAGGCGTTGTGCAACCGCCTGCTATGGATGCGCGAAACCTACGGCGCCGGAGCCGAGGACAGGATCCTGCAGGCGAGTTCGATCACCTGCGAAGCCTCCACCTGGGAGCTGTGGCTGCCGCTGATCTCGGGCGGGACCTGCGTCTTCCTGACGCCCGAGGCGCACCCGAGCCCAGCCACCGTCACCCGCGTCATCATCGAACGACAGATCACCATGTGCTGTTTCATGCCACCGATGCTGGCTGAGTTCCTGAGCCGTCCCGAGGCAGCGCAGTGCTCCTCGTTGCGACACGTCTTCTACCGCGGTGGAACACTTTCGGCGGCGGCGTCCCACCGCTTCGCCTCCACCCTATGGGCTCGGCTGCACGGCTTGTCCGGCGTGGCCGAAGCCGCCGGCGACATCACCCACTGGAGCCATCCGGACCTGGCCGACACCGTTGACCCGCTCTCCCCTGCCTCGGTCGCGCTTGCCCCCGTTTCCCGTGCGCGACCGATCGACAACTGTGTGATGGCCGTCCTCGGCGCGAACGGACTGCCGGTCCCCCTCGGGCAGGAAGGAGAACTCCACATCGGAGGTCTTCCGCTGGCTCTGGGCTACCTCCACCGCCCTGACCTCACGACGGAGGCCTTCGTGAACGGGGTGAGTGGATCCCCGGCGCCCCGGTGGTACCGCACCGGCGATCGGGTGCGTCTACTCAACGGCGAACTGGAATACCTGGGCCGGATCAACGACTCCTCGACGAGCCCCACGGAAGAGCGCGTTGTGCGCACGCAACTGGTCTGA